One Brassica napus cultivar Da-Ae chromosome A5, Da-Ae, whole genome shotgun sequence DNA window includes the following coding sequences:
- the LOC106423848 gene encoding alkaline/neutral invertase CINV1: MESLGLRAVGSHCSLSEMDDLDLNRALLDRPRLKIERKRSFDERSMSELSRHDSPRGRSVLDTPLSSARNSFEPHPMMAEAWEALRRSMVFFRGLPVGTLAAVDNTTDEVLNYDQVFVRDFVPSALAFLMNGESDIVKHFLLKTLQLQDSEKRVDRFKLGKGVMPASFKVSHDPIRETDHLVADFGETAIGRVAPVDSGFWWIILLRAYTKSTGDLTLSETPECQKGMKLILSLCLAEGFDTFPTLLCADGCSMIDRRMGVYGYPIEIQALFYMALRCALSMLKPDGDGRECIEKITKRLHALSFHMRNYFWLDYQQLNDIYRYKTEEYSHTAVNKFNVMPDSIPDWVFDFMPLRGGYFVGNVGPAHMDFRWFALGNCVSIMSSLATPDQSMAIMDLLEHRWDELVGEMPLKICYPCLEGHEWRIVTGCDPKNTRWSYHNGGSWPVLLWQLTAACIKTGRPQIARRAVDLIESRLHRDCWPEYYDGKLGRYVGKQARKYQTWSIAGYLVAKMLLEDPSHIGMISLEEDKLMKPVIKRSASWPQL; this comes from the exons ATGGAATCACTTGGACTAAGAGCTGTAGGTTCGCACTGTTCTCTATCGGAGATGGACGATCTTGATCTGAATCGAGCATTATTAGACAGACCGAGGTTGAAGATCGAACGGAAGAGATCTTTCGACGAGAGGTCAATGAGTGAACTATCTAGGCACGATTCTCCAAGAGGCAGGTCGGTTCTGGACACGCCTCTCTCTTCTGCTAGAAACTCCTTTGAGCCTCATCCTATGATGGCTGAGGCTTGGGAGGCTCTACGGAGGTCTATGGTCTTCTTCCGTGGCCTTCCTGTTGGTACTCTCGCTGCCGTCGATAATACTACCGACGAGGTCTTAAACTACGACCAG GTGTTTGTGCGTGATTTTGTACCCAGTGCACTGGCGTTTCTGATGAATGGTGAATCGGACATAGTGAAACACTTTTTGCTCAAGACCCTTCAGCTTCAAGATTCCGAGAAGCGTGTTGACCGTTTCAAGCTTGGGAAAGGTGTGATGCCTGCGAGCTTCAAGGTGAGTCACGATCCCATCCGAGAGACGGACCACCTGGTTGCAGATTTTGGTGAAACCGCCATTGGACGAGTGGCCCCTGTAGATTCAGGCTTCTGGTGGATCATCCTTCTCCGTGCTTACACCAAGTCTACCGGAGATTTGACTCTCTCGGAGACACCAGAGTGTCAAAAGGGAATGAAACTCATCCTCTCTTTGTGCTTGGCTGAAGGGTTCGATACCTTCCCCACGCTGCTTTGTGCTGATGGATGTTCCATGATTGATCGTAGAATG GGTGTTTATGGGTATCCAATTGAGATCCAAGCGTTGTTCTATATGGCTCTGAGATGTGCCTTGTCAATGCTAAAGCCTGATGGAGATGGCAGAGAGTGCATTGAGAAGATCACTAAGCGACTTCACGCCTTGAGCTTCCATATGCGTAACTACTTCTGGCTTGATTACCAGCAGCTCAATGACATTTACAg GTACAAGACTGAGGAATACTCACACACGGCGGTGAACAAGTTCAATGTGATGCCAGACTCAATACCAGATTGGGTTTTTGACTTCATGCCTCTCCGGGGAGGCTACTTTGTGGGTAATGTAGGACCTGCCCATATGGACTTCCGGTGGTTTGCACTCGGCAATTGCGTCTCCATAATGTCTTCGTTGGCCACTCCTGATCAGTCCATGGCCATTATGGACCTTCTTGAGCACAGGTGGGATGAGCTTGTAGGCGAGATGCCCCTCAAGATTTGTTATCCTTGCCTCGAGGGCCACGAGTGGCGCATCGTCACTGGCTGTGACCCCAAGAACACACGGTGGAGCTACCACAACGGTGGTTCTTGGCCAG TTCTGTTGTGGCAGCTAACTGCAGCCTGCATTAAGACAGGAAGACCGCAGATCGCGAGACGTGCGGTTGACCTGATAGAATCGCGTCTTCACAGAGACTGTTGGCCAGAGTATTACGACGGTAAGCTTGGACGGTACGTGGGGAAACAGGCTAGGAAATATCAGACATGGTCGATAGCAGGTTACTTAGTGGCTAAAATGTTGCTGGAAGATCCTTCACACATCGGTATGATCTCTCTCGAAGAAGACAAACTTATGAAGCCAGTTATCAAGCGATCTGCGTCTTGGCCGCAACTTTGA
- the LOC125609208 gene encoding zinc finger MYM-type protein 1-like, with the protein MISGAMRRFNHAWFDQYKNWLEYSIKKDAAYCLCCYLFRDSNGKGGKTDALSNEGFSNWNKFSRLAEHVGQVNSFHNNAVMKCENLMRQGQSIKHTLHKQDDITKNECRIRLNASIDVSKCLLRQGLPFRGHDESETSADKGNFMELRKYTAEQNEAVSKVVLQNAPGNNQMVSSKIQKYIAHCFAEVIKSIIEEIDHDVFCLLVDESADVSDKEQMAVVVWFVDKSGNVKERFISIIHVAETSSAYLKSAIDSLFAKLGLSIKMLRGQGYDSASNMKCEYNGLRSPILRENTSAYCVHCFAHQLQLVVVAVAKKHFEVGGFFDMISLLLNVVGASCKRKYKIKEDHRKMIEEDILDGKINT; encoded by the coding sequence ATGATATCAGGTGCAATGAGACGATTTAATCATGCTTGGTTTGATCAGTATAAGAACTGGTTAGAGTATAGTATTAAGAAAGACGCTGCGTATTGCCTATGTTGTTACTTGTTTAGAGATAGTAATGGAAAAGGTGGAAAAACTGATGCATTGAGTAACGAAGGTTTTTCTAACTGGAATAAGTTTAGTAGGCTTGCAGAGCATGTGGGACAAGTTAATAGCTTTCATAATAATGCAGTTATGAAATGTGAAAACTTGATGAGACAAGGTCAGTCTATTAAGCATACTTTGCATAAGCAGGATGATATTACCAAGAATGAGTGTCGAATTCGGTTAAATGCTTCAATTGATGTTTCCAAATGTTTGTTGCGACAAGGTCTTCCTTTTCGTGGTCATGATGAGTCAGAAACATCTGCTGATAAAGGAAATTTTATGGAGCTTCGGAAATACACTGCTGAGCAAAATGAAGCTGTGAGTAAGGTTGTCTTACAAAATGCTCCAGGAAATAATCAGATGGTGTCTTCgaagattcaaaaatatattgcgCATTGCTTTGCAGAAGTAATCAAATCTATTATTGAAGAAATTGATCATGACGTTTTTTGTTTGCTGGTTGATGAATCTGCTGACGTTTCCGATAAAGAACAAATGGCAGTAGTAGTTTGGTTTGTTGATAAAAGTGGGAATGTCAAAGAAAGATTCATTAGCATTATACATGTGGCTGAGACATCTTCAGCATATCTGAAATCTGCTATTGATTCTTTGTTTGCTAAGCTTGGGTTGAGCATAAAAATGTTGAGAGGACAAGGTTACGATAGCGCAAGTAATATGAAATGTGAATACAATGGACTAAGGTCACCGATTTTACGGGAAAACACCTCAGCTTATTGTGTCCATTGTTTTGCTCATCAACTTCAATTGGTTGTTGTGGCTGTtgcaaaaaaacattttgaggTTGGAGGATTCTTTGATATGATTTCTCTATTGTTGAATGTGGTTGGAGCTTCATGTAAGAGAAAGTATAAGATTAAAGAAGATCATAGAAAAATGATTGAGGAAGATATTCTTGATGGTAAAATCAACACATGA